The following proteins are co-located in the Pararge aegeria chromosome 3, ilParAegt1.1, whole genome shotgun sequence genome:
- the LOC120636958 gene encoding uncharacterized protein LOC120636958 produces MIGHHVIRPSSECKLDVPNVPNFIKIGAVTEPNREIEVAKIIKSIKSNATGVDGISLDMILLTLPSTLDDIQLYISFKPGLHSEAINKLNIDLTSIADWAHMNQLVLNPTKSKYMLLGSRQAIAKVSPNDYAVRVKNETLQYTNEARNLGVLMDSELRFENHILENARSCFYSGVTKQGVSRFLTRRLHPGSRDQVTAGACECQGTLSALRHSVAADMSACALVRVSRRALASTALVAVAASSLLAVASGHDITCNKDGLYADFDTECQEYVRCSAGVAKGRYACPAGRVFSDVAGACVPRRGQPCARRVCAAGDTLAYATPGTACRHYYRCDNGTAVDHACPSGSWFDLARQACSRGAGTCYEPVCAGLPDGKYPDSSHECRRTLQCRGSELRAVTTCGGACVSTCPPPRSAAVPLPAGDADFCSDEACSSLCQHAPDGAYADRSTGCREYFVCESHRVIRRGVCDPALLFSGSGCEPAAGTYCPPPARSPCFNRQDGLYRDWRDCSTWFECRRERVTARGVCELGFVFDGVGCVPRKSYYCEGPDPSAECEGMPSGTYQDLDSNCTRYFHCEGTLRTSLACPVGQVFDGTRCTPTFQYLCPSLERDSCYGRKDGRYRATDAGCRGFYSCIDGKKAVYACPAGRVFDGEMCVLTHPAVCPRDDYTCSGLSDGYHAELKSNCHRYFYCEGGDKLATLSCLAGKIFDGHACVEPMHHICGAPRRNSIEHGGRYCERDGFYVQLGTECRHYYFCVSGVRTFLTCPAEQVFNGQVCVHKEQYTCPG; encoded by the exons ATGATTGGGCATCACGTGATAC gtcCATCTTCAGAATGCAAGCTAGATGTACCGAATGTGCCAAACttcatcaagattggtgcagTGACTGAGCCGAACAGAG AAATTGAAGTCGCTAAGATTATTAAATCTATCAAGAGTAATGCTACGGGAGTGGATGGCATCTCTTTGGATATGATTCTGTTAACGCTGCCATCCACACTAG ACGACATCCAATTGTATATCTCTTTTAAACCAGGTCTTCACAGtgaagcaattaataaattaaatattgatcTCACCAGTATAGCAGATTGGGCTCATATGAACCAGTTAGTCCTAAATCCTACCAAATCCAAATATATGTTGCTTGGATCACGCCAAGCAATAGCAAAAGTATCGCCCAACGATTATGCAGTACGtgttaaaaatgaaacattacAGTACACTAATGAGGCCAGAAATCTGGGAGTACTAATGGATAGTGAACTTCGTTTTGAGAACCACATCCTTGAAAATGCGCGCAGCTGCTTCTACAG CGGCGTCACAAAACAAGGCGTGTCTAGATTCCTAACTCGAAGGCTGCATCCGGGCAGCAGGGATCAAGTTACGGCGGGAGCGTGCGAATGTCAAGGAACCCTATCCGCGCTGCGTCACTCAGTCGCTGCCGACATGTCTGCGTGCGCGCTCGTCCGCGTCAGCCGCCGCGCGCTTGCGTCTACCGCACTCGTCGCCGTCGCCGCCTCTTCTTTACTCGCAGTTGCAA GTGGACACGATATCACGTGCAATAAGGACGGGCTCTACGCCGACTTCGATACGGAGTGCCAGGAATATGTGCGCTGCTCGGCCGGCGTAGCAAAGGGACGCTACGCGTGTCCCGCGGGACGCGTGTTCAGTGATGTAGCAGGAGCATGCGTCCCGCGCCGCGGTCAGCCCTGTGCCCGTCGCGTATGCGCCGCTGGTGATACGTTGGCCTATGCTACACCTGGGACTGCGTGCCGACACTACTACCGCTGCGATAACGGCACGGCCGTCGACCACGCTTGCCCGTCGGGATCCTGGTTCGACCTagctaggcaagcgtgctcccgAGGTGCCGGAACCTGCTATGAGCCAGTGTGTGCAGGACTCCCAGATGGGAAATATCCGGACTCTTCGCATGAATGCCGACGTACTCTGCAGTGCCGCGGATCAGAATTACGTGCGGTAACGACGTGTGGCGGGGCGTGCGTGAGCACCTGCCCACCGCCACGCTCCGCCGCTGTGCCTCTGCCAGCTGGAGATGCTGACTTCTGCTCAGACGAAGCGTGCTCCTCATTGTGCCAACACGCACCAGACGGTGCATACGCAGACCGTTCCACCGGCTGCCGGGAATACTTCGTCTGTGAATCACATCGCGTTATCCGACGGGGCGTGTGCGATCCTGCTCTGCTGTTTTCGGGAAGTGGTTGCGAGCCGGCTGCGGGGACTTACTGCCCGCCTCCTGCGCGAAGTCCCTGCTTCAACCGACAAGACGGACTCTATAGAGACTGGCGCGACTGCTCGACGTGGTTCGAATGTCGTCGGGAAAGAGTGACAGCACGAGGCGTGTGCGAGTTAGGTTTCGTGTTCGATGGCGTCGGATGTGTTCCTAGAAAGTCCTACTACTGCGAAGGTCCCGATCCGTCCGCAGAATGCGAGGGTATGCCGAGCGGAACTTATCAGGACCTCGATTCGAATTGCACACGGTATTTCCATTGCGAGGGCACTTTACGCACGAGTCTGGCGTGCCCGGTCGGACAGGTGTTCGACGGTACGAGATGTACGCCGACTTTTCAATATCTATGCCCCAGTTTGGAGCGGGACTCGTGCTACGGGCGAAAAGATGGACGCTATCGAGCTACAGATGCTGGTTGTCGCGGTTTTTACTCGTGCATCGATGGAAAGAAAGCAGTGTACGCGTGTCCCGCGGGCCGGGTGTTCGACGGCGAGATGTGCGTCTTAACGCATCCCGCCGTGTGTCCTCGCGATGACTACACCTGCTCGGGATTATCTGACGGTTATCACGCAGAGCTGAAGTCAAATTGCCACAG GTACTTTTACTGCGAGGGCGGCGACAAACTGGCAACGCTTTCCTGCCTCGCGGGCAAAATATTCGACGGCCATGCATGCGTGGAACCTATGCATCACATATGCGGTGCTCCCAGACGTAACAGCATAGAACACGGCGGGAGGTACTGTGAGAGAGACGGTTTTTACGTGCAACTGGGAACCGAGTGCAGACATTACTACTTCTGTGTGTCCGGTGTTCGAACATTCCTGACCTGTCCCGCGGAACAGGTGTTCAACGGCCAAGTGTGCGTGCATAAAGAACAGTACACATGTCCGGGCTGA